The following are from one region of the Actinopolyspora halophila DSM 43834 genome:
- a CDS encoding carbohydrate ABC transporter permease, translated as MTTAVRTSTRHGTGRRRSAKRPARTLAEIVAVLVAAVVAFPLYWMLLTAFKPTGQIQSTDPRPWTLSPTLENFRRVLTVDDFGRYFLNSVVVAGIVVLVSLLISFLAAVALTKFRFRGRTVLLVMILVAQMVPVEALTIPLFFLMRSVGSVAPWFGLNHLGSLVLVHLAFSLPFAIWMLRGFVAAVPDELEEAATLDGAGRFRFTWQVLFPLVAPGLVAMSVLSFIHAWNDFLFAKTFIISATENQTLPLAILVFFKPTGNDWGAIMAGSTLMTIPVLIFFVLVQRHLVSGIAGAVKT; from the coding sequence ATGACGACCGCGGTTCGCACTTCCACACGACACGGAACGGGACGAAGAAGGTCGGCCAAGCGTCCGGCCAGGACCCTGGCGGAGATCGTGGCGGTCCTCGTCGCCGCCGTGGTCGCCTTCCCGCTGTACTGGATGCTGCTCACGGCGTTCAAACCGACCGGACAGATACAGTCCACCGATCCGCGCCCGTGGACCCTCTCGCCAACGCTGGAAAACTTCCGCCGCGTGCTCACCGTGGACGATTTCGGACGGTACTTTCTCAACAGCGTCGTCGTGGCCGGGATCGTGGTCCTGGTGTCGCTGTTGATATCTTTCCTGGCCGCGGTGGCACTCACCAAGTTCCGATTCCGCGGGAGAACGGTACTGCTGGTGATGATTCTCGTCGCCCAGATGGTGCCCGTCGAGGCACTGACGATACCGCTCTTCTTCCTCATGCGTTCGGTCGGCTCGGTAGCGCCGTGGTTCGGACTGAACCACCTGGGCTCGCTGGTACTGGTGCACCTGGCTTTCAGCCTGCCCTTCGCCATCTGGATGCTGCGCGGTTTCGTCGCCGCCGTGCCCGACGAGCTCGAGGAAGCGGCCACTCTGGACGGGGCCGGCAGATTCCGATTCACCTGGCAGGTGCTCTTCCCACTGGTAGCACCCGGTCTGGTCGCCATGAGCGTGCTCTCGTTCATCCACGCGTGGAACGACTTCCTGTTCGCCAAAACGTTCATAATCTCGGCGACGGAGAACCAGACGCTTCCGCTGGCGATCCTCGTCTTCTTCAAACCGACGGGCAATGACTGGGGAGCGATCATGGCCGGTTCCACACTCATGACGATCCCGGTGCTGATCTTCTTCGTACTGGTGCAGCGCCACCTGGTGTCCGGAATAGCG
- a CDS encoding carbohydrate ABC transporter permease, translating into MTVQSSTEPGTAGRLPPLRSGKRRRPRPRGPRASGRTAALYLAPTGIVLLAVMAYPLYQLVQLSLYEYGQAQASGGAPLEFRGLGNYADLLGDARFWMVLLNTCGFAAVCVLGSLTVGIALAVLASRVRWLPRTLLFLAALGAWATPAVAGSTVWLFLFDQDFGLVNEILSGIGLESMEGFSWTYDRFVAFALVAGEVIWCSFPFVMVTMYAGIKAIPGEMIEAAALDGASTWRTTRSVLMPMLRPLLVIATIQSIIWDFKIFTQIYVMTDGGGIAGRNLVLNVYAYQEAFAGSSYGLGSAIGVVMTALLLLITVIYLRVQRGFGEST; encoded by the coding sequence ATGACCGTCCAATCCAGCACCGAGCCGGGCACGGCAGGGCGATTACCTCCCCTCCGGTCCGGGAAGCGCCGTCGACCGCGCCCGCGCGGACCACGAGCGAGCGGACGCACGGCCGCGCTGTACCTCGCCCCGACCGGCATCGTGCTGCTCGCGGTGATGGCCTACCCGCTCTATCAACTCGTGCAGCTCTCGCTGTACGAGTACGGGCAGGCGCAGGCCAGCGGGGGTGCCCCGCTGGAGTTCCGCGGACTCGGCAACTACGCGGACCTGCTCGGCGACGCACGATTCTGGATGGTGCTGCTCAACACCTGCGGTTTCGCCGCCGTCTGCGTGCTGGGCAGTCTTACGGTGGGGATCGCGCTGGCAGTGTTGGCGAGCAGGGTGCGCTGGCTGCCCCGCACCCTGCTGTTCCTGGCCGCTCTGGGTGCGTGGGCCACGCCTGCCGTGGCCGGGTCCACGGTGTGGCTGTTCCTGTTCGACCAGGATTTCGGCCTCGTCAACGAGATCCTCAGCGGAATCGGTCTGGAGAGCATGGAGGGGTTCTCCTGGACCTACGACCGCTTCGTCGCCTTCGCCCTGGTCGCGGGTGAGGTGATCTGGTGCTCCTTCCCCTTCGTCATGGTCACGATGTACGCGGGCATCAAGGCCATACCGGGCGAAATGATCGAGGCCGCCGCGCTGGACGGCGCTTCGACCTGGCGAACCACCCGCAGCGTGCTGATGCCGATGCTGCGTCCGCTGCTGGTCATCGCGACCATCCAGTCGATCATCTGGGACTTCAAGATCTTCACCCAGATCTACGTGATGACCGACGGAGGTGGCATAGCGGGACGGAATCTGGTGCTCAACGTGTACGCCTACCAGGAGGCGTTCGCGGGATCCAGTTACGGCCTCGGTTCGGCCATCGGTGTGGTGATGACCGCACTGCTGTTGCTGATCACGGTGATCTACCTGCGCGTGCAACGAGGATTCGGGGAAAGCACATGA
- a CDS encoding extracellular solute-binding protein: MRFWKLAAVAVAGTLLVGCGPPQVDQSGSGADKRTGTLRVWLFDEANRAPKEKVVNAAVREFENTHDDVTVDVRYIAVDTRAERFTGAFNDPASAPDVAEFGNTDLASYVAAGGMAELDEMLEQWPAADDLSESVLETAGVDGKTYGVPWFTGVRALYYRTDVFEELNLEPPRTLGELTAAARKIHTERPDMYGISAGGKYTYAMMPFIWAEGGELATKNGSWKSAIDKKDARDGIRRYTELIDPSVCPPEQCAQLTGTESVQAFAGGKAAMTIGGDFNRSAVNAGAAGENYDVVPLPGTEPGSIAPAFAGGNLLGVLRSSDRSSLAQEFIRVLAGEKYQRQLYEAMGYLPTLEGVQDRVASDDPTVQPFVETLQSGTRFVPSTPAWSEIDAQEVLPTMVQRIANGNGVRSTTKDAARRMDEAFR, from the coding sequence ATGCGGTTCTGGAAGTTAGCCGCCGTGGCCGTAGCCGGCACACTGCTGGTCGGTTGCGGACCACCCCAGGTCGACCAGTCCGGATCCGGAGCCGACAAACGCACCGGGACCCTGCGGGTATGGCTGTTCGACGAAGCCAACCGCGCCCCGAAGGAAAAAGTGGTGAACGCGGCCGTCCGGGAATTCGAGAACACCCACGACGACGTCACCGTGGACGTCCGCTACATCGCGGTGGACACTCGGGCGGAACGATTCACCGGTGCGTTCAACGATCCGGCGAGCGCCCCCGACGTGGCCGAATTCGGCAACACCGATCTGGCCAGTTACGTAGCGGCCGGTGGAATGGCCGAACTCGACGAGATGCTCGAGCAGTGGCCCGCCGCCGACGACCTGTCCGAATCTGTCCTGGAAACCGCCGGCGTGGACGGGAAGACCTACGGAGTCCCCTGGTTCACAGGTGTCCGCGCGCTCTACTACCGCACGGACGTGTTCGAGGAGTTGAACCTCGAACCACCACGCACCCTCGGAGAGCTGACCGCGGCGGCGCGGAAGATCCACACCGAACGGCCGGACATGTACGGCATCTCGGCAGGCGGGAAGTACACCTACGCGATGATGCCGTTCATCTGGGCGGAGGGCGGTGAGCTGGCGACGAAGAACGGCTCCTGGAAATCGGCGATCGACAAGAAGGACGCCCGCGACGGCATCCGCCGCTACACCGAATTGATCGACCCCTCCGTATGCCCACCCGAACAGTGCGCGCAGCTGACCGGAACGGAAAGCGTACAGGCTTTCGCCGGTGGCAAAGCGGCCATGACCATCGGGGGCGACTTCAACCGCTCGGCCGTCAACGCCGGTGCGGCCGGCGAGAACTACGACGTCGTCCCGCTCCCCGGCACAGAACCGGGTTCGATCGCACCCGCCTTCGCCGGGGGGAATCTCCTCGGAGTGCTGCGTTCCTCGGACAGATCCTCACTGGCCCAGGAATTCATCCGGGTTCTGGCGGGCGAGAAATACCAGCGTCAGCTGTACGAAGCCATGGGATACCTGCCCACGCTCGAAGGAGTGCAGGACCGGGTCGCTTCGGACGATCCCACGGTGCAGCCCTTCGTCGAAACGCTGCAGTCGGGCACTCGGTTCGTTCCGAGCACACCAGCCTGGTCCGAGATCGACGCCCAGGAGGTCCTGCCGACGATGGTGCAGCGAATAGCCAACGGCAACGGAGTACGCAGCACCACGAAAGACGCGGCTCGGCGCATGGACGAGGCGTTTCGGTGA
- a CDS encoding lactonase family protein, which yields MATTPNRRAFLTALGAMGATTALTGTSSARPAGHHRPVYLGSFSWTDPPGKGFQVVAHDTTSGALRPRSAIDGVPDASWLAFSPQRRVLYTTNELVPNGSVTALDLDDPWNPRILNTRSSEGAGPTHLSVHPTGRFLLTANYTDGTVAVHRLEGNGAIGESTDLVQHSATRRAPKAHQVITDPSGRWIITVDLGADAVHTYRLDTVTGKLRLNQRLSVQNGNGPRHVEFHPQGRYAYLVNELASTVTVLEWHATSGEFTVVSTLDTRPPGADGENVPAEIVVDHAGRFCYVTNRGDDTVAVFTIGARGARLRLSETVSTGGAWPRHCTLDAGQSWLYVSNQNSGTVTRLPRDRSTGRLGPVAESVEAPGAVVLALRS from the coding sequence TTGGCCACCACCCCGAATCGTCGCGCTTTCCTCACCGCACTCGGCGCGATGGGAGCCACCACGGCCCTGACGGGCACGAGCAGCGCCCGACCTGCCGGCCACCACCGCCCCGTCTATCTCGGCAGTTTCAGCTGGACCGACCCGCCCGGAAAAGGCTTCCAGGTCGTCGCACACGACACCACTTCCGGAGCACTCCGCCCCAGGAGCGCGATCGACGGGGTTCCGGACGCGTCGTGGTTGGCCTTCTCCCCGCAACGCCGCGTCCTGTACACCACCAACGAGCTGGTCCCGAACGGGTCGGTCACCGCACTCGACCTCGACGATCCGTGGAATCCCCGGATACTGAACACGCGGTCCAGCGAAGGCGCAGGTCCCACTCACCTGAGTGTTCACCCGACGGGACGTTTCCTGCTGACCGCCAATTACACCGACGGAACGGTCGCGGTTCATCGCCTGGAGGGGAACGGGGCCATCGGCGAATCCACCGATCTGGTCCAGCACTCCGCGACGCGACGCGCGCCCAAAGCACACCAGGTGATCACCGATCCGAGCGGGCGGTGGATCATCACCGTGGACCTCGGTGCCGATGCCGTCCACACCTACCGCCTGGACACAGTGACCGGAAAGCTGCGGCTCAACCAACGATTGTCGGTCCAAAACGGCAACGGACCCAGGCACGTGGAATTCCACCCCCAGGGGCGGTACGCCTATCTGGTCAACGAGCTCGCCAGCACCGTGACGGTGTTGGAATGGCACGCCACCTCCGGAGAGTTCACCGTCGTCTCCACGCTCGACACCCGCCCCCCGGGTGCCGACGGCGAGAACGTCCCGGCCGAGATCGTGGTCGACCACGCGGGCCGGTTCTGCTATGTCACCAACCGCGGGGACGACACCGTGGCCGTGTTCACCATCGGAGCCCGAGGTGCTCGACTCCGGCTGAGCGAGACCGTCTCCACCGGTGGCGCCTGGCCACGTCACTGCACACTGGACGCGGGCCAGAGCTGGTTGTACGTGTCCAATCAGAACTCCGGGACCGTCACCCGGTTGCCACGTGACCGGAGCACGGGACGGCTCGGTCCCGTCGCCGAGAGCGTTGAGGCCCCCGGAGCGGTCGTGTTGGCTCTCCGGAGCTGA